In one window of Duganella dendranthematis DNA:
- a CDS encoding (2Fe-2S)-binding protein encodes MTSLNINGKAVDIQAEPDTPLLWVLRDELHMSGTKFGCGMALCGACTVHLDGQSSRACVTPVSAAAGKKITTIEAIGDSAVGKRVQMAWAEIDVPQCGYCQSGQIMAATALLKAIPKPTDKDIDQAMSGNICRCGTYPRIRAAIHKAAGKA; translated from the coding sequence ATGACTTCACTGAACATCAACGGCAAGGCGGTCGACATACAGGCCGAACCGGACACCCCGCTACTGTGGGTGCTGCGCGACGAACTGCATATGTCGGGCACCAAATTCGGCTGCGGCATGGCGCTGTGCGGCGCCTGCACCGTGCACCTCGACGGCCAGTCATCGCGCGCCTGCGTGACGCCGGTATCGGCAGCGGCGGGCAAGAAGATCACCACCATCGAAGCGATCGGCGACTCGGCGGTCGGCAAGCGTGTGCAAATGGCATGGGCGGAAATCGACGTGCCGCAATGCGGCTACTGCCAGTCCGGCCAGATCATGGCGGCGACCGCGCTGTTAAAGGCGATTCCCAAGCCGACCGACAAGGATATCGACCAGGCCATGTCCGGCAATATCTGCCGCTGCGGCACGTATCCGCGCATCCGCGCAGCGATTCACAAAGCAGCGGGGAAAGCATGA
- a CDS encoding alpha/beta fold hydrolase: MTTQYITVNGIQTAYRLYGVRGAEPPLFLMQHFTGTMDNWDPLVIEGLARHRQVVVFDNAGVGASHGITPSNVPEMAQHALSVIEALGLGQVDLLGFSLGSFLAQEIAANLPKSVRRMVLVGGCPQGQGAGDFRKVISEIGGKTPGEILLHLFFTPTANSQQRGKAFLQRLKLRDEAGPNPPSQTFTAQYLAIESWCGQRDAGYALLKRIKQPVLVVQGSNDTMFPTEQSIRLFQHLPNAQLSLYPDAGHASLFQYPSLFVEQVDTFLRKELA, from the coding sequence ATGACGACCCAATACATCACGGTCAACGGCATCCAGACCGCGTATCGCCTGTACGGCGTGCGCGGCGCCGAACCACCGCTGTTCCTGATGCAACACTTCACCGGCACCATGGACAACTGGGACCCGCTGGTGATCGAGGGCCTGGCCCGCCATCGGCAAGTGGTTGTATTCGATAACGCCGGTGTCGGCGCTTCGCATGGGATTACGCCGTCCAACGTGCCGGAGATGGCGCAGCATGCACTGAGCGTGATCGAGGCGCTGGGACTGGGGCAGGTCGACCTGCTGGGCTTCTCGCTGGGCAGCTTCCTGGCGCAGGAAATCGCCGCCAACCTGCCGAAGAGCGTGCGCCGCATGGTGCTGGTCGGCGGCTGTCCGCAGGGCCAGGGTGCAGGCGACTTTCGCAAGGTGATCAGCGAAATCGGCGGCAAAACGCCGGGGGAAATCCTGCTGCACCTGTTCTTCACGCCGACGGCCAACAGCCAGCAGCGCGGCAAGGCCTTCCTGCAACGCCTGAAGTTGCGCGACGAAGCCGGGCCCAATCCGCCGTCGCAGACATTCACCGCGCAGTACCTGGCCATCGAAAGCTGGTGCGGCCAGCGCGATGCCGGGTACGCGCTACTGAAGCGCATCAAACAGCCGGTGCTGGTGGTCCAGGGCAGCAATGACACCATGTTCCCGACCGAGCAGTCGATCCGTCTGTTCCAGCACCTGCCGAACGCGCAACTGAGTCTGTACCCGGACGCCGGCCACGCCTCGCTGTTCCAATACCCTTCGCTGTTCGTCGAACAGGTCGATACTTTCTTACGCAAGGAGCTCGCATGA
- a CDS encoding MFS transporter encodes MNKRAILAIILASYVMIVLDTSVVLTGLPKIHLEMGFSDSGLAWVQSAYTLTFGGFLLLAARAGDVVGRRRMLVAGLALFTLASLAIGAAQTPAMLVLARAVQGLGAAILAPSTLALLQTTFAEGAERTHAVSLYSATAGIAASVGLVLGGVLAEWMSWRVGFLVNLPIGVAMIWAARRYIPESPRSSGQFDVIGALTSTIGMSALVYALIRSASAGWGDLLTQAALAAGLLLLVTFVANERSAAQPIMPLRLFADRQRASAYAARVLFLGAMIGFFFFTTQYLQTVLNYSPSLTGVGFLPMTLMNFAVALQVPRLTRRFGNARLLAFGLLVCLIGMAWLSRVSVHSAYLTAVALPMVLIGAGQGMTLSPLTAAGIAGVPAQDAGAASGVVNVAHQLGNSLGLAVLVALHATGAHQLSGAALLAHRVTTALTASSIFLILALLLMVRLQRAPVVVS; translated from the coding sequence ATGAATAAGCGTGCCATCCTTGCCATCATTTTGGCCAGCTATGTGATGATTGTGCTGGATACTTCGGTGGTCCTGACCGGCCTGCCGAAGATCCACCTTGAAATGGGCTTCAGCGACAGCGGCTTGGCGTGGGTGCAGAGCGCCTATACATTGACCTTTGGCGGCTTCCTGCTGCTGGCCGCGCGCGCCGGCGATGTGGTTGGGCGCCGCCGTATGCTGGTGGCGGGACTGGCGCTGTTCACGCTGGCATCGCTGGCGATCGGCGCGGCGCAGACCCCGGCCATGCTGGTGCTGGCGCGCGCGGTGCAGGGGCTGGGGGCGGCCATCCTGGCGCCGTCCACGCTGGCGCTGCTGCAAACCACCTTTGCCGAAGGCGCGGAGCGCACGCACGCCGTATCGCTGTACAGCGCCACCGCCGGCATTGCCGCCAGCGTCGGGCTGGTGCTGGGCGGCGTGCTGGCCGAGTGGATGTCGTGGCGGGTCGGCTTCCTGGTCAATTTGCCGATCGGCGTTGCGATGATCTGGGCCGCGCGCCGCTATATTCCGGAAAGCCCGCGTAGCAGCGGCCAGTTCGACGTTATCGGTGCACTCACGTCGACCATCGGCATGAGCGCGTTGGTATATGCCCTCATCCGCTCGGCCAGCGCAGGCTGGGGCGACTTGTTGACGCAAGCCGCGCTGGCGGCTGGTTTGTTGTTGCTGGTGACGTTTGTGGCCAATGAGCGGAGTGCGGCGCAGCCCATCATGCCTTTGCGGCTGTTCGCGGACCGCCAGCGGGCTTCGGCGTATGCGGCACGTGTGCTGTTCCTGGGTGCGATGATCGGTTTCTTTTTCTTCACCACGCAGTATCTGCAGACGGTGTTGAACTATTCGCCGTCGCTGACCGGCGTGGGCTTCCTGCCGATGACGCTGATGAATTTCGCCGTCGCGCTGCAAGTGCCGCGCTTGACGCGCCGCTTCGGCAATGCGCGCCTGCTGGCGTTTGGCTTGCTGGTATGCCTGATCGGCATGGCGTGGTTAAGCCGCGTTTCGGTGCATAGCGCTTACCTGACGGCGGTGGCGCTGCCGATGGTGCTGATCGGCGCAGGGCAGGGAATGACGTTGAGCCCGTTGACGGCGGCCGGTATCGCCGGCGTGCCGGCGCAGGATGCCGGCGCGGCGTCGGGTGTGGTGAACGTGGCGCACCAGTTAGGCAATTCGCTTGGACTGGCGGTGCTGGTGGCGCTGCATGCGACAGGCGCGCATCAGCTATCCGGCGCGGCGCTACTGGCGCACCGTGTGACGACAGCGCTCACCGCATCCAGCATCTTTCTGATACTGGCGCTGCTGCTAATGGTGCGGCTGCAGCGAGCGCCGGTGGTGGTCAGCTGA
- a CDS encoding GlxA family transcriptional regulator, whose product MKSIALFVFPGFEVLDFAAVTVFELANVLSGARLYEMTMLSQSGGSVPSSAGPAVDTQAGGGTAAVMDTVLVFGTVGSIPTTAPLLEMVRSACVAARRAGSICTGAELLAATGLLDGRRVTTHWARAAELQQRFPLLKVEPESIYIHDGKYWSSAGMTACIDLALAMVEQDHGEELVLRIARQMVIYHRRASSHSQFSTLLEMAPRSDPIQKVLSYARTHLRRHLSVDELAGVANLSRRQFSRRFRDETGQSPARAVESLRLESARAMIENTRHTLDYIARESGFAQLEQMRRAFVRVCGAPPQSLRRAA is encoded by the coding sequence ATGAAATCAATCGCCTTGTTTGTGTTCCCTGGATTCGAAGTGCTGGACTTCGCCGCCGTGACGGTGTTTGAGCTGGCGAACGTACTCTCGGGCGCGCGTTTGTATGAAATGACGATGCTGTCGCAGAGCGGCGGCAGCGTCCCCAGCTCGGCTGGTCCGGCGGTTGATACGCAGGCAGGTGGCGGCACGGCCGCCGTCATGGATACGGTGCTGGTGTTCGGCACTGTAGGCAGCATACCAACCACCGCGCCGCTGCTGGAGATGGTGCGCAGCGCCTGTGTGGCCGCGCGCCGCGCAGGCAGCATTTGCACCGGCGCCGAACTGCTGGCCGCCACCGGTCTGCTGGACGGACGGCGCGTTACCACGCATTGGGCGCGCGCCGCCGAGCTGCAACAGCGTTTTCCGCTGCTCAAGGTGGAGCCGGAATCGATTTATATCCATGATGGGAAGTACTGGAGCTCGGCCGGCATGACCGCCTGTATCGATCTGGCGCTGGCCATGGTGGAGCAGGATCACGGCGAGGAACTGGTGCTGCGCATCGCGCGCCAGATGGTGATCTATCACCGCCGCGCCAGCAGCCACTCGCAGTTTTCCACGCTGCTGGAGATGGCGCCGCGGTCGGACCCGATACAAAAAGTGCTGTCGTATGCGCGCACGCATTTGCGGCGGCACCTGTCGGTGGATGAGCTGGCCGGCGTGGCGAACCTGAGCCGGCGCCAGTTCAGCCGGCGCTTTCGCGACGAAACCGGGCAGTCGCCGGCCAGGGCGGTGGAGTCGCTGCGGCTGGAGTCGGCGCGCGCGATGATTGAAAACACGCGCCACACGCTGGACTACATCGCCCGCGAATCCGGCTTTGCGCAGCTGGAGCAGATGCGGCGCGCCTTTGTGCGCGTCTGTGGCGCACCGCCGCAGTCGCTGCGGCGGGCAGCTTAG
- a CDS encoding xanthine dehydrogenase family protein molybdopterin-binding subunit: MTDRRLFLKAMAAAGGGLMLQIAIPAARARDAVATTVFEPNAVVRITTDGKVHMTMPYVEMGQGTYTSIPMLIAEELEVDLKDVMLEHAGADEKRYMNPALGFQVTGGSTTMRVAYLPMRQAGAAARMMLVQAAAQQWQVEPASCRAEHGAVIHTPSGRKLPYGALADAAAKLPLPDVKAIVLKQPKDFRLVGKVTRRLDTQEKLNGSAEYGIDVQLPGMKIAALAISPVLGGRLAGLDDTAALKVAGVRKVVRLDDGAAVIADSYGAAHKALLLLDLRWEDGPNAKLSSADIVADMVRAADAGSAKVRSEGAPEKAFSSAARIIEATYEQPFLAHATMEPMNCTVHVTADSCEVWTGTQVITLARSVAAKVTGLPIEKVTVHNFLLGGGFGRRLEIDGVERAVQIARQVDYPVKVIWSREEDIQHDMYRPYFYDRIRAGLDENGAPVAWSHHVTGSSVLGRFMPAAFNNGWDSETLDGAETPPYAFKSIKVDYTRHEPPHIPTAFWRGVGPTHNVFVVESFIDELAAAAKADPLEYRLALLKQNPRAEQVLKLAAQKAGWKGSRAGKTGRGLSVQFAFGTYMAMVVDAHVEDGEVRVSRVVCALDCGVVVNPDTVRAQVEGAVIFGISGALYGSVTFKDGRVEQTNFHDYRVLRMNETPVIETYIVSSNEAPGGMGEPGTSALMPALTNAVYAATGTRVRKLPIATALAAATT; this comes from the coding sequence ATGACCGACCGCCGCTTATTCCTGAAGGCCATGGCCGCCGCCGGCGGTGGCCTGATGCTGCAAATCGCCATTCCCGCGGCGCGCGCACGCGACGCCGTCGCCACCACCGTCTTCGAGCCGAACGCCGTGGTACGCATCACCACCGACGGCAAAGTCCACATGACCATGCCCTATGTCGAAATGGGCCAGGGTACCTACACTTCGATTCCGATGCTGATCGCGGAAGAACTCGAAGTGGACCTGAAAGACGTCATGCTGGAACATGCCGGCGCCGACGAAAAGCGCTATATGAATCCGGCGCTGGGCTTCCAGGTTACCGGCGGCTCGACCACCATGCGGGTCGCCTATCTGCCGATGCGTCAGGCCGGCGCCGCCGCCCGCATGATGCTGGTGCAGGCTGCAGCGCAGCAATGGCAGGTCGAGCCCGCCAGCTGCCGCGCCGAACATGGTGCGGTGATCCACACGCCATCCGGCCGCAAGCTGCCCTACGGTGCGCTGGCCGACGCCGCCGCCAAACTGCCGCTGCCGGACGTGAAGGCCATCGTACTCAAACAGCCGAAGGACTTCCGTCTGGTCGGCAAGGTCACGCGCCGCCTCGATACGCAGGAAAAACTCAATGGGTCGGCCGAATACGGCATCGACGTCCAGCTGCCGGGCATGAAGATCGCCGCACTGGCAATCTCGCCGGTGCTCGGCGGTCGCCTGGCGGGTCTGGACGACACCGCCGCGCTGAAGGTGGCCGGGGTACGCAAGGTGGTAAGGCTGGACGACGGCGCCGCGGTCATCGCCGACAGCTACGGCGCCGCGCACAAGGCCTTGCTGCTGCTGGATCTGCGCTGGGAAGACGGACCGAATGCGAAACTGAGCAGCGCCGACATCGTCGCCGACATGGTGCGCGCGGCCGATGCCGGCAGCGCCAAGGTGCGCAGCGAGGGCGCCCCGGAGAAAGCCTTCAGCAGCGCCGCGCGCATTATCGAAGCCACCTACGAGCAGCCGTTCCTGGCCCACGCGACGATGGAGCCGATGAACTGCACCGTGCACGTTACCGCCGACAGCTGCGAAGTCTGGACCGGCACCCAGGTGATCACGCTGGCCCGTTCGGTGGCTGCCAAAGTCACCGGCCTGCCGATTGAGAAAGTCACGGTGCATAACTTCCTGCTGGGCGGCGGCTTCGGCCGCCGGCTGGAAATCGACGGCGTCGAGCGCGCAGTGCAGATCGCGCGCCAGGTCGACTACCCGGTCAAAGTGATCTGGAGCCGCGAGGAAGACATCCAGCACGATATGTACCGCCCTTACTTCTACGACCGCATCCGCGCCGGCCTGGATGAAAACGGTGCGCCGGTGGCCTGGTCGCATCATGTCACCGGTTCCTCGGTGCTGGGACGCTTCATGCCGGCGGCGTTCAACAACGGCTGGGACTCGGAAACCCTGGACGGCGCCGAAACGCCGCCGTACGCCTTCAAGTCGATCAAGGTGGATTACACGCGCCACGAACCGCCGCATATTCCCACCGCCTTCTGGCGCGGCGTCGGCCCGACCCACAATGTATTCGTGGTGGAGAGCTTCATCGACGAACTGGCCGCTGCCGCCAAGGCCGATCCGCTGGAATACCGCCTGGCACTGCTCAAGCAGAATCCACGCGCCGAACAGGTGCTGAAGCTGGCGGCGCAAAAAGCCGGCTGGAAGGGTTCGCGCGCAGGCAAAACTGGCCGCGGCCTGTCGGTGCAATTCGCTTTTGGCACCTACATGGCGATGGTGGTCGATGCCCACGTTGAAGACGGCGAAGTACGTGTCAGCCGTGTGGTGTGCGCGCTCGATTGCGGTGTGGTCGTCAATCCGGACACCGTCCGGGCGCAGGTGGAAGGCGCCGTCATCTTCGGCATCTCCGGCGCATTGTATGGCAGCGTCACCTTCAAGGACGGTCGCGTCGAACAGACCAACTTCCATGACTACCGCGTGCTGCGCATGAACGAAACGCCGGTCATCGAGACTTACATCGTCAGCAGCAATGAAGCCCCGGGCGGCATGGGCGAGCCGGGCACTTCGGCGCTGATGCCAGCACTGACCAACGCGGTATATGCCGCCACCGGTACGCGCGTGCGCAAGCTGCCAATCGCCACGGCCCTCGCCGCGGCCACCACTTAA